A single genomic interval of Halichondria panicea chromosome 2, odHalPani1.1, whole genome shotgun sequence harbors:
- the LOC135331853 gene encoding max dimerization protein 3-like isoform X1 codes for MSLEDLIQAAQFLEQNGRSGDEDLEESPKKRSRPNRQKRPASYSSAMARSRTTHNLLEKNRRAQLRDCLEVLRQHVPLPDKLTTLALLQSAKKYIESLKKKERKEKELKTKLQNDQSALLSRLAELGAGDYVQALSGEGTTEDPAVAPSSPATDLRNSLLEVSDIVVDEPNKTGVSNAEEEDNVVIDVLSNESDDNSSTTSGSDGGCTSTSHKYAQLAA; via the exons ATGTCATTAGAAGACTTGATTCAAGCTGCACAATTTCTGGAACAGAATGGACGTA GTGGAGATGAGGATTTGGAAGAATCTCCCAAGAAGAGATCAAGACCCAACAGGCAGAAACGACCGGCTTCTTACAG TAGTGCCATGGCAAGAAG TCGAACGACCCATAATCTCTTGGAGAAAAACAG ACGTGCTCAGTTGAGGGATTGTCTCGAGGTGCTGCGACAACATGTCCCCTTACCAGACAAGCTCACCACTCTGGCTTTACTGCAGAGCGCCAAGAAATATATCGAG AGCTTAAAAAAGAAAGAACGAAAAGAGAAAGAGTTGAAAACAAAGCTTCAAAACGACCAAAGCGCACTGCTCTCTCGGTTGGCAGAGCTGGGTGCTGGAGATTATGTCCAGGCTCTATCTGGGGAGGGTACCACAGAGGACCCAGCTGTTGCCCCGTCATCACCTGCCACAGATCTTAGGAACTCACTCCTCGAAGTCAGCGACATTGTGGTAGACGAGCCGAACAAGACAG GTGTTTCAAATGCAGAAGAGGAGGACAATGTTGTGATTGATGTTCTCTCCAACGAATCTGACGACAACAGTTCGACCACGTCAGGAAGCGATGGAGGATGCACCTCAACCAGTCACAAATACGCCCAACTAGCGGCGTGA
- the LOC135331853 gene encoding max dimerization protein 3-like isoform X2, with translation MSLEDLIQAAQFLEQNGRSGDEDLEESPKKRSRPNRQKRPASYSAMARSRTTHNLLEKNRRAQLRDCLEVLRQHVPLPDKLTTLALLQSAKKYIESLKKKERKEKELKTKLQNDQSALLSRLAELGAGDYVQALSGEGTTEDPAVAPSSPATDLRNSLLEVSDIVVDEPNKTGVSNAEEEDNVVIDVLSNESDDNSSTTSGSDGGCTSTSHKYAQLAA, from the exons ATGTCATTAGAAGACTTGATTCAAGCTGCACAATTTCTGGAACAGAATGGACGTA GTGGAGATGAGGATTTGGAAGAATCTCCCAAGAAGAGATCAAGACCCAACAGGCAGAAACGACCGGCTTCTTACAG TGCCATGGCAAGAAG TCGAACGACCCATAATCTCTTGGAGAAAAACAG ACGTGCTCAGTTGAGGGATTGTCTCGAGGTGCTGCGACAACATGTCCCCTTACCAGACAAGCTCACCACTCTGGCTTTACTGCAGAGCGCCAAGAAATATATCGAG AGCTTAAAAAAGAAAGAACGAAAAGAGAAAGAGTTGAAAACAAAGCTTCAAAACGACCAAAGCGCACTGCTCTCTCGGTTGGCAGAGCTGGGTGCTGGAGATTATGTCCAGGCTCTATCTGGGGAGGGTACCACAGAGGACCCAGCTGTTGCCCCGTCATCACCTGCCACAGATCTTAGGAACTCACTCCTCGAAGTCAGCGACATTGTGGTAGACGAGCCGAACAAGACAG GTGTTTCAAATGCAGAAGAGGAGGACAATGTTGTGATTGATGTTCTCTCCAACGAATCTGACGACAACAGTTCGACCACGTCAGGAAGCGATGGAGGATGCACCTCAACCAGTCACAAATACGCCCAACTAGCGGCGTGA
- the LOC135331839 gene encoding uncharacterized protein LOC135331839 — translation MSDVKIECWTKWLDTHSAAIVETDDLEAVFGTEINLRDSYGWTASHGIAGTSATLRIETITKFFSFLKKKGLTKQLCTQDNDGDIPLQSAIRSGSSSDVIKLILMVDPNQTKNTLCSENRKGKQPLLTAFEQKHKDTIAVILNFCIENKVLGRLTGLQVSEGNTLLHRAFKRGYIEYFDVLLKVCKSQNISPQQVIKSHDKKGETPWYHLVLLKVKKFKKVIALLVANNIDVNELYTDPSKKSTMLHEAVRRNKSDFVTILESGGAKKQKDCHGSYPSDRNRCIDSPETPRRKPSLHPTIVHNEHLIGLMIRNSSSSSLASITEKRSSSPFPDAVNETTNTVDQHQPTSSPSSTSLASTSFEIEFDYPVQVSETNSCPATQERVHTENNEVIQNTEEQIRLTHDSDENVPLQDPSLYESNQLHDDAMSSEYKQQGGHTRVNQEESQFQENYEPDQECSAQDIHKDFRPTQSTHENDQPVQDKHETNQLTQGDPEDSHTQSARRTRENVQPAQDNFHKNDPLEQDKHRNNQLKNEEHQAYVNQSGEPPT, via the exons ATGTCTGATGTGAAG ATTGAATGCTGGACAAAATGGCTGGATACACACAGTGCAGCTATAGTGGAAACAGACGACCTTGAAGCAGTGTTTGGAACTGAGATAAACTTGCGTGATTCCTATGGATGGACTGCGTCTCATGGTATTGCTGGAACTTCAGCCACTCTTAGAATTGAAACAATCACAAAATTCTTCAGCTTTCTGAAGAAAAAAGGATTAACCAAGCAGTTGTGCACACAAGATAATGATGGAGACATCCCTTTGCAGAGTGCAATTCGCAGCGGATCCTCATCCGATGTGATTAAACTGATTCTAATGGTGGATCCTAATCAAACAAAAAATACTCTTTGCTCTGAGAATCGAAAGGGCAAGCAGCCACTTCTAACTGCTTTTGAACAGAAACACAAGGATACTATTGCGGTTATTCTTAATTTTTGCATCGAAAACAAAGTACTGGGGCGTCTTACAGGATTACAAGTTTCTGAAGGCAACACACTTCTTCACCGTGCTTTCAAACGTGGCTACATTGAATATTTTGACGTTCTTTTGAAAGTATGTAAATCACAGAATATTTCTCCACAACAAGTGATTAAAAGTCATGATAAAAAAGGTGAAACTCCATGGTATCACTTGGTTTTGCTAAAGGTCAAAAAGTTTAAGAAAGTGATAGCATTGCTTGTGGCCAACAACATTGACGTGAATGAATTGTACACTGATCCAAGCAAAAAGTCGACAATGTTGCATGAAGCGGTTCGTCGTAACAAGAGTGACTTTGTGACGATACTGGAAAGTGGTGGTGCTAAAAAACAAAAGGATTGTCATGGCTCATATCCGAGTGACAGAAATCGCTGCATAGATTCTCCTGAAACGCCTCGACGAAAGCCGAGTCTTCATCCCACTATTGTTCATAATGAACACCTAATTGGGCTAATGATTCGTAACTCGTCATCTAGCAGTCTTGCATCGATCACTGAGAAAAGATCCTCTTCCCCATTTCCTGATGCTGTTAACGAGACCACCAACACCGTAGATCAACACCAACCAACCAGTTCCCCATCATCTACTAGCCTTGCATCCACGAGCTTCGAAATCGAATTCGATTATCCTGTACAGGTGTCTGAAACTAATTCATGT CCTGCTACCCAAGAGAGGGTACACACAGAAAACAACGAAGTAATCCAAAACACTGAAGAGCAAATACGACTCACACATGATTCAGATGAGAATGTTCCTCTTCAAGATCCCAGTCTCTATGAGAGCAACCAGCTACATGATGATGCCATGTCATCTGAATACAAACAGCAGGGGGGCCATACTCGAGTCAATCAGGAAGAAAGCCAATTCCAAGAAAATTATGAGCCTGATCAAGAATGTTCAGCTCAAGacatccacaaggattttcgGCCAACACAAAGCACTCACGAGAACGACCAGCCTGTTCAAGACAAGCATGAGACCAACCAACTGACACAAGGTGACCCTGAGGACAGTCACACCCAGTCAGCACGAAGAACACGTGAGAACGTTCAACCTGCTCAGGACAATTTCCACAAGAACGACCCGCTGGAACAAGACAAGCACAGAAACAACCAATTAAAAAATGAAGAGCATCAAGCATATGTCAATCAATCAGGAGAACCACCAACTTGA
- the LOC135331838 gene encoding uncharacterized protein LOC135331838 yields the protein MSSSVSSSQEGNLEEISSSGESGFQSTLPSLSPKDTITIPFSDPASATSDQEAGSNTAKDVASNTRVITESLGENDKEINGSDQHHISSSVPKTVASSRHAYDIQQRETSKRSIEENLRWTSWLKCHGKRLYENPRKVYGSYIDMCDGQFKGTAMHGLARSSTSFSVEEMRKIVAQMPKEQLIDGDADDDLPVHSAIKSLADQDMIALFVEGDSKQKETILCWKNNKDKTPVELAFEKRHKKAIAMLFELCVKHGVLLNLTGIRSYVQSSTLLHTAFKEDKPWFLKIVVKICQKLGEDLLSTVQVFDENNNTPFQYLMNCIQPKDQELKEFENVIGILVDEGININNICIDSNSRTMLHEAKRKHHKKCCEILLKYHHEQHGDKKGITPSQRDHHVEFDSKSLPMPEVESLNEWQSTQSSNDTFCSDVTFQNPIETSTVEPIIWEKWLEDNAYKMCKGNLSAEKVYGEFLYKRDTLFNGTATHGLARSCPSFIDQFEDIKKIVSKMPKEQLTEKDADGDLPVHSAVNSMAKQKMIALFVQGDSEKEKTILSTKNNQGKTPIELAFDKRHNSAIKLLYNLCVKHKILPGLTGFEQSRNASTILHAVFDRDDMSYWSRFLSVVINACKRAARDILSTITVLDERNCTPFYYLMNCMHPNHHYKLAAFEKVLMLLSDNEIDVNSVFTDSKKRTMLHEAKRKRHNKCSEMLSRYGHKDDIEDIDGIKPSQRDHHITKFNSTSLSPTAESEILGVGQHSESGSDSSLEDTREEPNNPAVVIPFSAIAESCQQYVYQSVDELNEDVSAKACTEMSSTTI from the exons ATGAGTTCAAGTGTAAGCAGCTCTCAAGAAGGAAATCTGGAGGAAATTTCTTCCAGTGGAGAATCTGGTTTTCAATCTACTCTTCCTTCCTTGTCTCCCAAAGATACCATCACTATTCCATTTTCTGATCCCGCTTCAGCAACTTCTGATCAAGAAGCAGGATCCAACACTGCAAAGGATGTTGCATCTAATACAAGAGTTATAACTGAATCACTTGGTGAAAATGATAAAGAGATAAATGGCAG TGATCAACACCATATTTCTTCATCGGTCCCCAAGACGGTTGCATCCAGTAGACATGCATATGATATTCAGCAACGGGAAACAAGCAAGAGGAGCATTGAAGAG AATCTACGCTGGACATCTTGGCTAAAATGTCATGGAAAACGCTTATATGAAAATCCTCGCAAAGTGTATGGGTCATATATTGATATGTGTGATGGACAGTTCAAAGGCACTGCTATGCATGGACTTGCCAGAAGTAGTACATCCTTTAGTGTTGAAGAAATGAGGAAAATTGTTGCTCAGATGCCGAAGGAACAATTAATCGATGGAGATGCCGATGATGATCTGCCAGTTCACAGCGCTATTAAGAGTCTAGCTGATCAAGACATGATAGCTTTATTTGTTGAAGGAGATTCCAAGCAAAAAGAAACCATCCTATGCTGGAAAAATAATAAAGATAAAACTCCTGTCGAATTAGCTTTTGAAAAACGCCATAAAAAAGCTATTGCGATGCTTTTTGAGCTATGTGTTAAGCACGGTGTCCTCTTGAATCTGACGGGGATCAGAAGTTACGTACAAAGCAGTACTCTTCTTCACACTGCTTTTAAAGAGGATAAGCCATGGTTTTTGAAGATTGTGGTTAAGATTTGTCAGAAATTAGGTGAAGACTTACTTTCTACCGTACAAGTTTTCGATGAAAATAATAACACTCCCTTTCAATATCTCATGAACTGTATCCAGCCTAAAGATCAAGAGTTGAAAGAGTTTGAGAATGTTATTGGCATTCTAGTAGACGAAGGAATTAACATTAATAATATATGTATAGATTCTAATAGCAGAACAATGCTTCATGAGGCTAAGCGCAAACATCACAAAAAATGTTGTGAAATATTGTTAAAGTATCATCATGAACAACATGGAGATAAAAAAGGGATAACACCATCTCAAAGAGACCATCACGTTGAATTTGATTCGAAATCTCTTCCTATGCCTGAG GTGGAAAGTTTAAATGAATGGCAATCCACTCAATCAAGCAATGATACATTTTGCTCTGATGTAACATTTCAAAACCCCATTGAAACAAGTACTGTG GAACCCATAATTTGGGAAAAATGGCTAGAAGATAATGCGTATAAAATGTGTAAAGGCAATCTTTCCGCTGAGAAAGTGTATGGAGAATTTCTTTATAAGCGTGACACACTATTTAACGGCACTGCCACTCATGGCCTTGCTAGAAGTTGTCCATCCTTTATTGATCAGTTTGAAGATATAAAGAAAATTGTTTCGAAAATGCCTAAAGAACAGTTAACTGAAAAAGATGCTGATGGTGATCTCCCAGTTCACAGTGCtgttaatagtatggctaagcaAAAGATGATCGCCTTGTTTGTTCAGGGAGATTCCGAGAAAGAAAAGACCATCCTATCTACAAAAAATAATCAAGGAAAAACCCCAATTGAATTAGCATTTGACAAGCGGCACAATAGCGCCATTAAACTGCTTTATAATCTATGTGTTAAACATAAGATCTTGCCAGGTTTGACTGGATTTGAACAAAGCAGAAATGCATCTACCATTCTTCACGCTGTGTTTGATAGAGACGATATGTCGTATTGGTCGAGATTTTTGAGTGTTGTAATTAACGCGTGCAAAAGGGCTGCACGGGATATTCTTTCAACCATAACAGTTTTGGATGAACGTAACTGCACGCCTTTCTATTATCTGATGAATTGCATGCACCCCAATCATCACTATAAGCTGGCTGCATTTGAAAAAGTGCTTATGCTATTGAGTGACAATGAAATTGATGTAAATTCTGTATTCACTGATTCTAAGAAGAGAACAATGCTTCATGAAGCCAAGCGCAAACGTCACAATAAATGTTCCGAAATGTTGTCTCGTTATGGTCACAAAGATGATATCGAAGATATAGACGGGATAAAACCATCTCAGAGAGATCATCACATTACTAAGTTTAATTCGACTTCTCTCTCCCCGACTGCAGAGTCTGAG ATACTTGGAGTAGGCCAGCACTCTGAAAGTGGATCAGATTCAAGTCTGGAAGATACTCGTGAAGAGCCTAATAATCCAGCAGTGGTGATACCATTTAGTGCTATAGCA GAATCTTGTCAACAATATGTCTACCAGTCTGTGGACGAACTTAATGAAGATGTTTCGGCCAAAGCCTGCACAGAGATGTCTagtacaactatataa